A genomic window from Sparus aurata chromosome 4, fSpaAur1.1, whole genome shotgun sequence includes:
- the LOC115580512 gene encoding ankyrin repeat and BTB/POZ domain-containing protein 2-like produces MSASVLVKTLEDLSLDSGYVAGDPCPSLSLSSSGRSRQSVPHTSTPPRGSWWQQAGSLYSRNGSWDTVSTLPEDAAETLSRCPCLPELEEYPWSEQELREVVRRVAGSDASFTGEAVRRLSALLRRALVRISREAQRLSELHRRCTRLEVQSAVRLVLSWGLADRCVSSAVRAVSLHCMSSGDTARQRSKSARCGLTLCVGRFFRWMVETRVSVRVHEYAAVCLAACVESLMEEVTGRALQAARLAGMEEQERGGGLSCCPVTAELLDGAVNSDAELWGLMQVYEHLMSGRNANGELSLPAHVSPYTKVPEDSVESREDAYIQLELRTLEQALLATCVGSIAELSDLVSRAMHHMQRLRSSSPSISPARSANQTAVSWAPDALRTLYYFLSSPQMESMENPNLEPPTMALNRERPFLLLPPLMEWIRVAVVHAEHRHSLLVDSDDVRQTARQLLPGLDCEPRQLKSECCFQSFKCLDAEAASAKFQLDLGFRMLSCGRADLVHQATRLLGAEGVNTMDDQGMTPLMYAAAAGDEALVQMLIEAGAHLDLQVPGCSVRHPSVHPGSRRWAALTFAVLHSHLPVAQLLLEAGADVEGGALLDGQESSAETPLQLAAAAGDYEMVSLLLTHGADPLLRVHHGNSLASPLYEDMNCFSYAAAHGHRNVLRRLLLQHQHRKEDILSLEEILAEGVEEQEEEDEGDHSSSPVPRLCKARMKALQQAAYYSAEHGYLDVTMELREMGVPWRLHIWLQCLHRAQQLCRDRVVVSLLSEFSSIRTEDYSPELLSTGVPLMFSMLETSKDYVITKRLASVFAQCYGCSPVPPVPPVDVTLSTQLDVHFLNNQEMSDVTFMVEERPFFAHRVLLMSASERFRWMLCDSPDDIIHISHMTYGTFQIMMKSLYCGGTEGLTLSHSEAVKLLPVASFFQLRGLQRSCERKLSQSVTLDNAVDVYRTAKRHGGSELCRFCEGFFLQNMDLLLDRDDFHRLLLGAVGQELLGLEPDAQDQDAPVLLRVLEAALTHRLYSLHSACRE; encoded by the exons ATGTCCGCCAGTGTCCTGGTGAAAACCCTGGAGGACCTCAGCCTGGACTCGGGCTATGTGGCCGGGGACCCCTGCCCGTCCCTCAGCCTGTCCTCCTCCGGCAGGTCGAGGCAGTCTGTGCCGCACACGAGCACTCCTCCCCGGGGCAGCTGGTGGCAGCAGGCCGGCTCTCTGTACAGCAGGAACGGCAGCTGGGACACGGTGAGCACGCTGCCGGAGGACGCGGCGGAGACCCTGTCCAGGTGCCCCTGCCTGCCCGAGCTGGAGGAGTACCCCTGGAGCGAGCAGGAGCTGCGGGAAGTCGTGCGTCGTGTGGCCGGCTCGGACGCGTCGTTCACCGGGGAGGCTGTCCGCCGGCTGTCCGCTCTGCTCCGGAGGGCGCTGGTGCGGATCTCCCGGGAGGCGCAGCGGCTGAGCGAGCTCCACAGGCGGTGCACGCGCCTGGAGGTGCAAAGCGCGGTGAGGCTCGTGCTGAGCTGGGGTCTGGCCGACAGGTGCGTCTCCTCCGCGGTGAGGGCCGTGTCCCTGCACTGCATGAGCTCCGGGGACACTGCGCGCCAGCGGAGCAAGTCCGCGCGCTGCGGGCTGACTCTGTGCGTGGGCCGCTTCTTCAGGTGGATGGTGGAAACACGCGTGTCGGTGCGCGTGCATGAGTACGCTGCCGTCTGCCTGGCAGCCTGCGTGGAGAGTTTGATGGAGGAGGTGACCGGACGGGCGCTGCAGGCGGCGCGGCTGGCCGggatggaggagcaggagcgCGGCGGCGGGCTCAGCTGCTGCCCGGTGACCGCGGAGCTGCTGGACGGAGCCGTCAACAGCGACGCGGAGCTGTGGGGACTGATGCAGGTGTACGAGCACCTGATGAGTGGCAGGAACGCGAATG gtgagcTGTCGCTGCCGGCCCATGTCAGCCCGTACACGAAGGTTCCCGAGGACTCTGTGGAGAGCAGGGAGGACGCCTACATCCAGCTGGAGCTGCGGACCCTGGAGCAGGCTCTGCTGGCTACCTGTGTGGGCAGCATCGCCGAGctca GTGATCTGGTGTCTCGAGCGATGCACCACATGCAGCGTCTGCGCAGCTCCAGCCCCTCCATCAGCCCCGCCcgttcagccaatcagacggcAGTATCCTGGGCCCCGGACGCCCTCAGAACGCTCTACTACTTCCTGTCCAGCCCACAGATGGAGTCCATGGAAAATCCAAACCTGGAGCCTCCGACCATGGCGCTGAacagagagag GCCGTtcctgctcctccctcctctcatggAGTGGATCCGAGTCGCCGTGGTGCACGCTGAACATCGCCACAGCTTATTGGTGgacagtgatgatgtcagacaGACGGCCAGGCAGCTCCTCCCAGGATTGGACTGTGAGCCCCGACAGCTGAA GTCCGAGTGCTGCTTCCAGTCCTTTAAGTGTTTGGATGCTGAAGCTGCTTCGGCCAAGTTCCAGCTGGATCTGGGCTTCAGGATGCTCTCGTGTGGCCGAGCCGACCTGGTCCATCAGGCCACACGGCTTCTGGGAGCTGAGGGGGTGAACACCATGGACGACCAG gGAATGACTCCTCTGATGTacgctgctgcagcaggagatgAAGCTCTGGTTCAGATGCTCATCGAGGCCGGAGCTCACCTGGACCTGCAG gtccCCGGCTGCTCCGTCAGACACCCGTCGGTTCACCCCGGCAGTCGGCGCTGGGCTGCTCTGACGTTCGCTGTGCTGCACAGTCACCTGCCAGTGGCTCAG ctgctgctggaggccgGAGCAGATGTGGAGGGTGGAGCTCTGCTGGACGGTCAGGAGAGCTCCGCTGAGACGCCGCTACAgctcgctgctgctgcag GTGACTATGAGATGGTGAGCTTGCTGCTCACGCACGGCGCCGACCCTCTGCTCAGAGTGCATCATGGGAACTCACTGGCGTCGCCGCTGTACGAGGACATGAACTGCTTCAGCTACGCGGCTGCACACGGACACAG GAACGTCCtgaggaggctgctgctgcagcaccagCACAGGAAGGAGGACATCCTGTCTCTGGAGGAGATCCTGGCTGAAGgagtggaggagcaggaggaggaggatgaaggcgATCACTCCTCCAGCCCCGTCCCCAGACTGTGTAAGGCCCGGATGAAAGCCCTGCAGCAGGCGGCATACTACAGCGCCGAGCACGGATACCTGGACGTCACCATGGAGCTCAGAGAGATGG GTGTTCCCTGGAGGCTGCACATCTGGCTGCAGTGTCTCCACAGAGCCCAGCAGCTGTGCAGAGACAGAGTGGTCGTCTCGCTGCTCTCAGAGTTCAGCTCCATCAGGACGGAGGACTACAGCCCCGAGCTGCTCTCCACAGGAGTACCGCTCATGTTCAGCATGCTGGAGACGAGTAAG gaCTACGTGATAACGAAGCGGCTGGCGTCCGTGTTCGCTCAGTGTTACGGCTGCTCTCCGGTTCCTCCCGTCCCGCCGGTGGACGTGACTCTGTCCACACAGCTAG atGTTCACTTCCTGAACAACCAGGAGATGTCAGACGTGACGTTCATGGTGGAGGAGCGGCCGTTCTTCGCTCACCGGGTGCTGCTGATGTCGGCGTCTGAACG GTTTCGATGGATGCTCTGCGActctcctgatgacatcatccacatCAGTCACATGACCTACGGCACCTTCCAG atcATGATGAAGTCTCTGTACTGTGGAGGAACTGAAGGACTGACGCTGTCACACTCTGAAGCCGTGAAG CTGCTGCCGGTTGCGTCTTTCTTCCAGCTCAGAGGTCTGCAGAGGAGCTGCGAGAGGAAACTGTCTCAGAGCGTGACGCTGGACAACGCCGTCGACGTCTACCGGACCGCAAAG CGACACGGAGGATCTGAGCTCTGCAGGTTCTGTGAAGGGTTCTTCCTGCAGAACATGGATCTGCTGCTGGACCGAGACGACTTCCACCGCCTGCTGCTGGGAGCTGTCGGCCAGGAGCTGCTCGGCCTGGAGCCGGACGCCCAGGACCAGGATGCACCGGTTCTCCTGAGGGTCCTGGAGGCCGCGCTGACCCACAGACTCTACAGCCTCCACTCGGCCTGTCGAGAGTAG